In Gaiellales bacterium, a single window of DNA contains:
- a CDS encoding RidA family protein produces the protein MSHTRIRKFNTRDTYPEQNLDNDLCQAVVAGNMVFLRGQVGLDIDTNESVGIGDVAAQTDKAMANIDTLLTEAGARMEDVCKIVVDLTDVRYRDTVYQVMGRWMKEVFPCSTGVVVDGLARPEWVVEIDATAVIPADRIPNVTGA, from the coding sequence ATGAGCCACACCCGGATCCGGAAGTTCAACACCAGGGACACCTACCCCGAGCAGAACCTGGACAACGACCTGTGCCAGGCGGTCGTCGCCGGCAACATGGTGTTCCTGCGCGGCCAGGTCGGCCTGGACATCGACACCAACGAGTCGGTCGGGATCGGCGACGTCGCGGCCCAGACCGACAAGGCGATGGCCAACATCGACACGTTGCTCACCGAGGCCGGCGCCCGCATGGAAGACGTCTGCAAAATCGTCGTCGACCTGACCGACGTCCGCTACCGCGACACCGTGTACCAGGTCATGGGACGCTGGATGAAGGAGGTCTTCCCGTGCTCGACCGGCGTGGTCGTCGACGGTCTCGCACGGCCGGAGTGGGTCGTTGAGATCGATGCCACCGCCGTGATTCCGGCCGACCGCATTCCGAACGTGACGGGCGCTTGA